CCATTGCTAGGCAAGGTTACTGGATACCCCTCAGGACTTTCAAAATGATAAAATTCCGTATCCCTTGGAAGACCAATGACACTGACTGCTTTTTTTCTCCACCCATTTCTTAATTCAAAAGGAATCTCCGTCTTAGGTTCTATACGATCTATCTCAATCACTTGAGATAATTCCCTCAACACACTGTTGTTCATAGGCTGGGCAAAGTCGATGTTATAGTCCATCGTTTGAAATTCCCCATATTGCAACATAAATATATTTGTCCATACAGAGGACATAAAAATCGGCACCATGGTAATTGCATAGGTTAAAGCAATCCCTACCACTAGAAATACAGCCCTTTTTTTATTTCTTAATAGATTTCTAATCACCATTTTCCAACTAAAAGAGATATTATTCCAAATAAATTTTACTTTTTCTAACCAAATTCTCCCGCCTGTTTTAGGGGCCTCCGGTCGCATAGAATCTGCCGGTAAAATTTTCAAAACACTTCTAGCTCCCATCAATCCGGATAACACACAAAATCCACTGGTTAAGAGAATACCATAGACAAAATAAATAAAATAAACCTCCATCTGAAACATAGGGATGTTCATATACAATATATATAAGTTAGTAAAGGCCTGAGAAAGGGGTAAACTTAAGAGTATGCCAATAACAGATCCTACGAAACCCATGATTAAGGAAAATTTCGTATAATGTCCCAGTATACTAAAATTGCTATAGCCTAAGGCCTTCATTACCCCGATAGACATCCTATCGTTTTTTACAATTCTAGAGAGGATAATGTTAATGATCACTGCTGCCACGATTAAAAATAATAGCGTAATAGCAGTAGCCATGGTTTCTAGCTGTTCTACCTCCTCCATCATCATGCGGTGACTTAGCTGATCCTCTCTTTTTATGGTGCGCTTCACCCCATAGCGATCTAATTGATCCTCTATCTCATCAAGGATACGATCTATACGATGGCTATGCTGTTGATCTATTTTAATCATGATCTCATTATAGCTGCCTTGATAGCCTAAAACCGATTGCGCAAAGTCCTCTGTTACATAAATCACCCCGAACTTTTCCGGTGCTGGCAACAAGGTTTGTTCATTTTCCATCAAATAAATATATTCAGGACTTCCTACGATGCCTATTACATCCAGTGGATACTCTTTTCCTGCAATATAAGGTACAATCTTATCTCCCAGCATAATTTCTCTAGCATCAGAGAATTGTTGTAACACCACTGTGGCCTTGGACGCCTCCTGCAGATCTTTTCCCTCTATGATATATAGGTCATTCATCGGCTGAGGTTCTTGTGGAAGAGAGACAATTCTTACCCTTACTTTTTCTTTTGGATCCTCTACCCTTAAAGGAACATCACTACTGACCCTCCCCTGTGCCACCTCTACCCCTTCTATGGTGTGGAGTTGATCTATTGCAGACTTTGGCACTCTTACTACTTCTATGAAAACATCGCCAAAGTTTGTAACTTCATAATAGTGAAATATAGTGTTATATAAGTTATCTGCCACCATACTAAAAGACACATAGATGGTTAATGCTAAAACAATCATGACTGCAGTAGAAATAAACTGCCCTTTAGCATTCTTGATTAATCTAAGTAGCCTTATATCTAATTTTTTCATCACCACTCAATCCCTTCAGGGTGAATTGGATGCTCATTTACCTTTGTCTCAATAATTTCTCCACTCCGCATCTTAATCACACGATCTGCCATTGCCCCAATAGGTACGTTGTGGGTAATAATGACAATGGTTTTATTATATTTTTGATTGATTTCTCTTAATAGTGTTAAAATCTTTATTCCCGTCTGGAAGTCAAGGGCACCTGTAGGTTCATCGCATAATAACAAAGCAGGATTTTTTGCTACTGCCCTGGCAATAGCCACCCGTTGTTGTTCACCACCACTCATTTGGGCTGGAAAATGCTCTCTTCGATCCCCTAGACCCACCGCCTCCAGCACCTCATCAACATTTAAAGCATTTTTGCAGATTTCTGTAGCCAATTCTACATTTTCCCTG
The sequence above is drawn from the Clostridium formicaceticum genome and encodes:
- a CDS encoding ABC transporter permease translates to MKKLDIRLLRLIKNAKGQFISTAVMIVLALTIYVSFSMVADNLYNTIFHYYEVTNFGDVFIEVVRVPKSAIDQLHTIEGVEVAQGRVSSDVPLRVEDPKEKVRVRIVSLPQEPQPMNDLYIIEGKDLQEASKATVVLQQFSDAREIMLGDKIVPYIAGKEYPLDVIGIVGSPEYIYLMENEQTLLPAPEKFGVIYVTEDFAQSVLGYQGSYNEIMIKIDQQHSHRIDRILDEIEDQLDRYGVKRTIKREDQLSHRMMMEEVEQLETMATAITLLFLIVAAVIINIILSRIVKNDRMSIGVMKALGYSNFSILGHYTKFSLIMGFVGSVIGILLSLPLSQAFTNLYILYMNIPMFQMEVYFIYFVYGILLTSGFCVLSGLMGARSVLKILPADSMRPEAPKTGGRIWLEKVKFIWNNISFSWKMVIRNLLRNKKRAVFLVVGIALTYAITMVPIFMSSVWTNIFMLQYGEFQTMDYNIDFAQPMNNSVLRELSQVIEIDRIEPKTEIPFELRNGWRKKAVSVIGLPRDTEFYHFESPEGYPVTLPSNGIILAERLADILGVGIGDEILIKNFMPDQEDKFVEVKGIVEQYLGTNAYMDIEAINRLLGEKGAITGALMDSRDEVVLKLQNVKNIQQIQSVEDMKNSFLEFMDMMIYSVGVLMLFGGILGFAIVYNITIISISERLMEFSSLRVMGFDKKEIYKMITRENGLMTFLGILLGIPLGYGMCAGIVSALSTDLFSIPLVIAPSSYIFTTIATILFVIIAQLATMRKIYRLNFMDALKNRVS